A stretch of DNA from Alteromonas gilva:
AGTCTGAACGATGCTATTGAGAGTATTTACCAGGCATCGCTAACTTAATACCTGCCTAACCATGCTTCACCGACTACTAACCACTGTTAGTGGTCGGTTTTTGCTGACGTTAACAGCCCAAAAATAATCCAGCGATTGCTGCAATCACCGCGACTGCCCTGATGGTACTATTTCGTCAGTCTCAACTTGCTTTCAACCTGCTTTACTGCCGAGCACAACAGCAGACAACGCTTTCTGCCAGAACCGCCTCGCGCTTGGTTATGTGCAGTGGTTACTGTCTAAAATTATTTTGTGATTTTTACGGTCTGTTTTAAAACGTCTTACGTATTAAGCGCTATTCATAACCTGACGAAGTGTTTTTATTTCTTCATATTTCGCTGTCAATTTAAGAATACGATTTTAGCGAAACAAGCAATAGATAAAGTACAAATAATGGTCTATATTCTGTTATTCAAAATTAACAAGGCTTTTTATGTTTTGGTTAATGCGCAACTAAACATCAGGCAAGGACGCACAGTTTAATGCAGTACACACAAACGTTCATCCAGGTAGGATTGCTTGCTGTCGTAGCCTTTATTGGCATCGGCTTTACGTTTGCTTTACCTACTCCCCGTCATCATCTTAAAGCGAAATCAGTTGTTTACGCGCGATGGTTTTTGTTTTCATCCTGGTTAGTTGTGGCGTTTCAAGGGCTCGCTCAAAATGGTTATGGCAATATTGGTTTGCCCGGAGTGTATGGCGCGGCGACGCTGAGCGCGTATTTGCTGCTGATGTCGGTCAATAAACGTTATGGCCATGAAATTGCGCGCATTAAGAAATATGCGGCGGCGCTGCACATTGTTATCCTGATAGGCGTCACTCTGGTCCTGAAGTTTGCGCAGTATCAACCCTGGCTCGCGCACGCGCTGGCGCTAAGCAGCATTGCGTTTCCTGTTTGGCTGGCCCAAAAACGGGTACAGCAATCGCTCAATAAAGAAACCTTCGGATCGCGACTTTTATACAGCGTTTTGTGGCTCGTATTGTTGATGGTGTTGGTGGCGGTACCGGTTTACCTGGGCAACATTGCCCCGCAAAGTCCCTATCATCTTACGGCGACCTTTGCGTTGATTCTGGTTATTATGCTGACATTTATGCTGTCCTTTGCCGCCAACATTTTGCAGTCCCTGTTGGTCAAGTTACATTCTCTGGTGCATACCGACCCGCTGACGGGAGCTAAAAATCGCTACTTCTTTTACGAAACCGCGCCGAAATTAAGCGCACATGCCCGGCGTAATAACGAAGTGCTATCGGTGGTTGCATGTGACATCGATCACTTTAAATCAGTCAATGACGAGCATGGCCACGTAGTGGGCGACATTGCCCTCAAACGCTTTTGTGAAATCATTCAGGAGCAATTACGGTTGGAAGACACCCTGATAAGGATGGGCGGCGAGGAGTTCTTAATTTTATCGCCGCAGTGTGACGGTGAGCAGGCCAGGCTCATGGCCGAACGCCTGCGCGAAACAATTAGCGAAACCAAAATTACGGCGCGTGATGTGACTATTTCACTCACTGCGTCCTTTGGGGTGATTGAAATGCCGGATAACGCAGATTTGTTAAGTGCAGTAAAACACGCCGATCTAGCCCTTTTCGATGCCAAAGCGAAAGGCCGCAATCAGGTTATTATGGTATAGCCTGATTGGCTGGGCAGAGTTGTTTATTAGCTCACTGTTAGCGTAACGTTGACGGCCTTCAAATAGTGACTTTCACGTTCCAGATCTGCAGCCATAATCGGCTTTGAGGCCAGCCAGTCCTCTGGAAATGTTAAGGTCAGGCTGTGCTTATCGGCGTCGACACTAAACTCGGGTAAAAAGCTTTCCTGGCGTTTAATATTGAGTAATACACTGACACGTAACACTGCAATTAAACGGCCAATTTCCTCATTACTGTATTGGGTAAAAGCAGCCACATCCGGAAGCCGAATTTTTTTACGGTGGAAACGTACCAGTGTTGCAAGTAATTCCTGTTGGGCCTGGTTAAACCCGGGCATGTCTATATTTTGTAGTATGTACGCCGAGTGGCGTTGTACGCCCCGGGTGTTAATCTGTAAGCCCACTTCATGCAGCAACGCCGCCCAGCCGAGAATTGCCGGGTAGTCACTATGATTGAGCTTCCATGGCTGTTGAACAGCACTGAATAAGCGTTTGGTTGTACCGAGCACCAGGTTAGCCTGGGTAGTATCGACATCGTACCTGACCGCCAGACTCGCCGCCGTCCGGCCGCGAATATCATTGTTGTGCAGTTCATCTTCCATCTGGTAAAGCACGCCTTCTCGCAGCGCCGCTGGCGAGTATTCAAGTTCCTCGATTTTTAGCGCTTTGAATATTGCGATGAGCACGCATAATCCGGCGGGAATCACTTTTCGGCGATCCTCACTGATGGCGGGGTGAGTAAGATTATCGATATGACCGGCGTCAATAAACTGCTTCATAACCTGCTTAAGGGCTTTTAAGGTCACAGGCACTTGCATGCCAGATTCGTTGTCAGTTTTTTGTACCAGATTGTACAGGGTTTTAATGGTGCCAGAGGTGCCTAAACAATGCTGCCAGGCTAAACGGCGGTAACGCTCTTCTATGGGCTCCATTTGTTGTTCGGCAGCGGTGATTGCCCGCTCAAACGCTTTTGCTTTGAGTTCGCCGTTGGCGAAAAACCGCTGCGTAAAGCTCACGCAACCCATTTGCAAACTACGGCATAGTTTTGATGTGAGTCCCTCACCGATTATAAATTCGGTTGAGCCACCACCGATATCCACGACCAATCGTTGACCGTTGTCATGATTGGTATGCGCCACCCCCGAGTAAATCAGGCGGGCTTCCTCAGGCCCGGAAATCACTTCAATCGGGTAGGGCATGATTTCCAGCGCAGCAGAAATAAACCGATTGGCATTAACGGCTTTACGCAGCGTGTAGGTAGCTACAATACGCACCGAGTCAGGCTCGAAACCCTCCAGGCTTGCGGCAATAATACGCAGGGTTTCAAGGCCTCGCTCCATGGCTTCGTCAGACAATACATTTTTGCTGTCCAAACCTTCTGCAAGTCTCACTTTTTGTTTAACGCGGTGCAGTATTTGCACCGAGCCTGCGACAATACGGGCCACCACCAGGTGAAAACTGTTAGAGCCAATATCCAACGCGGCAACTTTGCTGGATTCGCGGCTGTCTACACTATCGAGTGACTCATGCTGGGTTGTCATTTATCTGTTTCAGCCTGTTTTAAATATGAATATATCTCTTCCTGAGAACGCAGCTTTTTGCGATTTCCACGCTTAACATAGAGGTTTAGGTGGTCTTTGTCGATAACCCGCGCTTTGAGGGTATCCTTAAACTGAATTTCCATAATATCAACAATCCGTTGCTGTAGAGCAGGATCGTATATTGGCGCGCCTACCTCAATACGATTATCCATGTTGCGGGTCATCCAGTCAGCCGAGGAGATAAATACCTTTCGGTTGCCACCGCCATTAAAAATCATCACGCGGGGGTGCTCAAGGAAACGGTCAACAATTGAGGTGATGGTAATGTTTTCACTCAGGCCCGGAATCCCCGGCCGCAGACAGCACATACCGCGCACAATGCCGCGAATTTTAATACCGGCCTGACTGGCGCGGTATAAATCATCAATCAGCTCTTTGTCTTCCAGGTTGTTAATTTTAAATGTGATGGCCGCTTCGTGGCCTTCCTTCAAAAACTGTATTTCCTGGCGAATGAGGGATTGTATTTTGGTCCGTGCGTTTAACGGTGAAATTTGCAGGTGCTGAAATTTATAGCGGCGATACGGGTAGTTGATTAAGTCAAATACCGCATTCCCTTCTTCGGCCATTTCCTGATTCTTGGTAAACAGGCTGAAGTCAGTATAAATCTTGGCAGTTTTCTCGTTAAAGTTACCCGTACCGAAGTGCGCATAGTGCATTAATTTGCCGCGTTCCTCGCGTGACACTATACATAATTTAGAGTGGATCTTTAGCGAAGGTACGCCCAACACAACCCGTATACCGGCGTCAGTCATGCGTTTAGACCATTCAATATTGGCCTCTTCATCAAAACGGGCGCGCAGTTCTACCACCACGGTCACTTTTTTACCGTTATCAACCGCATCAATTAATGAACTGACAATGCGCGATTGACTGGCTACCCGGTAGATGTTCAGACGGATGGATTTAACATTAGGGTCAAACGCCGCCTGACGCACAAACTCAGTAAAGTGTAAAAAACGATGATAGGGGTAATACAACAGGATATCGTGGGCTGAAATGGCATCAAATACCGTGTTGTAACGGGAAAAGTCACGGCTATCAATCGCCGGTAGTTTACTGTTTTCGAGATAATCACGCCCAACATTGGGGAAGCCAATAAAGTCTTTAAAATTACGATAGTTGCCCGCGGCATTGAGGGTATCAAGCTTGGTTACCTTAAGCCGCTTCTGCAGATCCTCGACCATGTCCTGGGGCATATCCTGATCGTGGATAACCCGCACGGGCTCAGCGATGAGGCGCTGTTTCATACTTTCGGACATTTTTTCTACGTAACTTTCGTCAATCTCGTCGTTAATTGAGTATTCGGAGTCGCGGGTCATTTTAAATGAATACGATTCGAGCGTATCAAACTTTACAAATCCGCGAAACACGTCTTCAATCGACAGCTGGATCATGTCATCGAGCAGTATTATATGTTTGTTTTTACGGCTTTTTTCTGGCGGAATAAGGTGAAAACGCGAAATCTCTGAAGTAGGGATCTGCAGCGCAGCAAAGCGCGGGTTACGACCTTCACGTCGCAAAGCGACATATAAGTACACGGCTGTGCCATTTAAGCGGCTGAGCAGGTCGGTTTTTTTATCGATTAGAACCGGTGCAATATGGCGCAGTACTTTATTGACAAAATAGTTACGCACCCAGTTACGCTGGTAGTCGTTAAGCTGGTGCTTTTGCAATATATGAATATTGTAGCGGGCCAGATTTTTAACTACCTGGTTATGGATCTTGTCGAATTTTTTAGACAGCTCACTGACTTTCTTTTGTATTTCGAACATCAACTGACGCTGACGCCGGCCTTCTTCTTCGTTATCTTCATTGTGAGCAATAAGAATGAGCCGTTTAACATCGGCTACCCGGACCCGGAAAAACTCGTCCAGATTATTCGAATAAATACCTAAAAATCGCAGGCGCTCTACGGCTGGGTTATTTTCGTCGGCGGCTTCCTGCAGCACACGCTCGTTAAATGACAGCCAGCTGAGTTCCTTGGGGTAGTATAAATCGGTTGGTTCCATATTAATAAATCGCTATTTCTACAGAGATAAAAAGGCGTTAATGTGCCAGCCAAGTGTGACAGGCTGTTGACGATATAAAGGCCTTGTAAGGCCCTGGTTATTTTTGCGTCAAAGAGTGGTAGTAATATCGACCACCAAATCGTTAGCCACTGCCTCAAGGGCATCTTTAACGTCATCCTGATTTACCTCTGCCGGTACTTTAACCTGCAGGCGGGCTTTAAACATTTCACTGCCCCAGTTAGGCGCACTTTCGCAGGTGGAATCAAAGTGCATAATGTTAAGGCTGAACCGGTGCAATACGCTGGTGATCTCCTGCACAATGCCAGGCTGGTCATTCCCCATGACCTCAATAGTGAGCAAATCATGAGCGGTATCGCTGGTTTCGGACACCGACTGCGACTGAACCTGTAATCCCTCCAGGGCGTTTAACGCTGTAATTAAGTCCTGATGCTTATCACCTGGTACCCGAGCTTCAACAAAGCCGGCAAACTGACCGGCCATATGGGCAAAGCTGCTGCCTTGCCAGTTACCGCCATATTCGTATACTTTCTTAGCAACGGCATCCACCAGACCGGGCCGGTCTTTACCGATAATCGTGAAGATGACAGGCTTCATCCTCTTACTCCTTTGTTATTGCTTCCTGCGTGATAAAGCGCGGCTTTAGGTACAGGAATTTAATAGAATTGGTGCAACTTTCACTTGATCTTAAAATATCACAACTTACACTGCTGGGCAGTGCAATTTCACGTAAATCGTGGTTCTAAATCATGAATGTAGCAGCTCAACAGGCAAGTATCCTCAAAAAGCGCTATCGCCGCGATAAAATCGCCCGGTATGTGATCACCGCTTTTGGGTTTGTTGTGCTGCTGACCATGGTAATTCTTATATGGCATTTGTTTACTCAGGCTTCCGGGGTTATAAAGACCCCCAGTGTTAAAGCACAACATCAGGTTGCCGCGCCCGAACAAGGGAAGTTTTTATACGTTGGCGATGTCAGCAATGGCCAGGCGGCGTTAGTTGCCGGCCAGGAATGCGGGATTTGGTTGGCGCGAATGCACGACAACCAGTTGACTGCGCGCGACTCGGTTCGTCGTCCCTGCTCTCATACATTAGGTGCAGTCACGTCATACGGGCAAGCATATGTGACTGATGTTTCTGCATCAGGTCAGGTAAGACTGCTTCCTGTGCCACCCGCTAACAGGCCTTTGCAGCACAACAGAGTTGTTGAGCCTGCTGTGGCCAGCGAAATTTCTTTTGCACTGCCCGCAGGACTCTGGGAGCGGCAGCTAGGCTGGCAGTTAACAATGGGCAAACGCTGGATTGTCATGCAGGTAGAGACAGCTGACAGCCAAATTATCCAGTGGATCAACCGCGATAATCCTGCGCAAATTATCCGTCACGAGTATGCGGCAACGCAGCGTATAGTCATGTTGCCCGATACCAGCCAAATTGTATTAATTAACGGCGCAACGCTCACATTTGTGGATCAGTATGACCAGCGTTTAGATCAGGTAACGCTTGAGCACGATATTACCTGGGCAGACACCATCGTTAAAAATCGCTCGCTGTATGTAGGGTTGTCCGATAATACCCTGATGCGGCTCAGTGTTTACAACCAGGCCGGTGTTTTGCGCTATCAGCCTACCTATACGCTTTCGTTGCAAGCTGGCGAACGTCCGCTGGCGATGGCCTCTCATGCCAGTACCAATGGCCTGGCCTTAGTTACTGACCAGCATCAGCTATTGCTTATAAACCGGGTCAGCGGCGACATCGTTCAACGCATCCCGCTGGCAATCCAGCCCACTGGCGTAAGCTGGTTCGACTCGCGGTTATATGTCTATGGCGGTAATAATTATCTGCAAATGAACATTAATGATATGGGCGGCCTGACCACGTTTAACAGTTTGTTCGCGCCACAAGTTTACGAGGGGTATCCCAACGCCGATCAGATCTGGCAAACCAGCAGCGCCACCGACTACCAGGAAACTAAAATGAGTTTGATGCCGTTGCTGATTGGCAGTTTAAAAGCCTCGTCACTGGCATTGTTGATTGCTATTCCGCTGGCTTTTGGTGCGGCTGTCTATACGGCTTATTTTGCCCAGTCGCGGGTGCGTGACAGTTTGAAACCCACCATTGAGATGCTCGAAGCCGTGCCCTCGGTGTTGATTGGCTTTATTGCCGCCATCTGGCTGGCACCGCTGGCAGAACGGTTTTTATTTTCGTTTGCAGTGTTTCTGGTCACCTTGCCCGTGATGTTATTACTGATTGCGTTGGTACAGCACCGCATTGCCGAAAGCTTAAGTGGCAAATTGCAAACCTTTGCCGAAGTGTTGTTTCCAACGCTCGGCATTTTGTTATTTGGTTATGTCTGTGTGGTGTGGGCGCCGGAATTGCTTTTATTGTGGCTGGGCCTGGATGATTTCACCTTCTTTGCGAATGCCTTTGAGGTGCCGGTAGGTAAAACAACTATTTTGGTAGCCATTGCGCTGGGTCTGGCTATTTCGCCGAGCATTTATTCGCTGGCTGAAGATGCCATAAGTGGAGTGCCAGCGAGTTTAAAGCAAGCGTCTTATGCCCTTGGTGCGACGCGTTTACAAACCTTGCGTCGGGTAGTATTGCACGTGGCATTACCCGGCATTGTTGCTGCTGTGATGTTAGGCTTTGGACGCGCGTTTGGCGAGACCATGATTGTACTGATGGTGACAGGCAACACGCCTATTGCCGATTGGGATTTGCTCGCCGGGTTGCGGGCACTCACTGCTAACCTGGCCATTGAACTCCCCGAAGCCGAAGTGGGTAACATTCATTATCAGGTGTTATTTTTAACTGCTTGTATTCTTTTCAGCTTTACGTTTGTGGTGAATACACTTGCTGAACTGCTGCGGCAGCGGTTGCGTAAGGTTGCTAATTATGGGTAAGTGGTCAATTCGTCAGCTGCTCAGTCATCGTCAACAGCAATCGTATGTCATTAATCTGGGGGCGTTCTGCGCCGCCTTGTTAGTGGTTGCACTGGTTTGTCTTTTGGGGCTCATTACGCTGCGGGGCGTTGATTACTTCTGGCCCCGGCCGGTAGAGAGCATTACCTTTACGTCCCCGACCGGCGAAGTGAAAAACGTTTACGCACAAATTGGCGAGCGCCATATCAATAGTGCTCAGCAAAACGCAACTGCCGAAGTGCTGTTTCAGTATTCTGATCAACACCACCCCTATGGTCGTCAGGTATTAATTGAAAGCCATAATATGGGGCAGGTGAGTAGCGCGCCGCTGGCGGCCAATATTTTGCTGACCGACGGTACCCGGGTGTTTAGCCAGCCAATTGATATTTTGCTGCCGAACGGCGAGAAAGCATCATTGCAACGCTTTCAGGAAGTGCGTGATACCGTCGGTCATATTCGTCAGCAAATAGAATCCTTGCGAGAAACAAGACTCGCGCCCATTCACCGTAATCTGGCGCAGCTCGACTTAAAAGAGGTCGAAGCCAATGCGCCGGCCCGCTTGCGGCTTTATGAGTCGTTTGACCACTGGCAGCAGGAAGTGTTGCGTTTTGAGACTCAGCTTCGTGAATACCAGCTTCATACACGGTTTAGTGATGGCGCCGAATTTGTGATACCCATCGACAGTATTGCCCGGCTCAGCTATCCGGGGCAGCTGGATGTGCTGGGCAAACTCAAGTTGGTCTGGTCGGGGGTTGGTGACTTTCTTACCCAGGCACCCAAACAAGCCAATACCGCCGGCGGCGTATTTCCGGCCCTGTTTGGTACCGTCCTGATGATATTTGTGATGACCATTCTGGTAACCCCTTTTGGGGTGTTGGCCGCGGTATATCTGGTTGAATATGCGCCCAATAACCACTTTACCTCAGTGATCCGTATTTGCGTCAGCAATATGGCCGGTGTGCCATCCATTGTCTACGGCGTTTTTGGCCTGGGCTTTTTTGTGTATTCCGTGGGTGGCAGTATTGATGAGCTGTTTTTTAGTGACTCGCTGCCAGCGCCTACCATGGGGACTCCGGGCGTATTTTGGGCGTCACTGACGATGGCTATTCTTACCCTGCCAGTGGTGATTGTGGCAACCGAAGAAGGGCTTAAACGCGTGCCAGAAGGTTTACGGGCCGGCAGCTACGCGTTAGGGGCAACCAAACTGGAAACCATCTGGCATACTGTACTGCCCATGGCCAGCCCGGGGATTATGACCGGCGTTATACTCGCCATTGCAAGAGCTGCAGGAGAAGTCGCGCCACTGATGATGGTCGGTGCGGTTAAGTTTGCGCCGAATCTGCCTTTTGATAGTGAGTTTCCGTATTTTCACCTCGATCGGCAGTTTATGCATTTAGGGGTATTAATTTACGACGGCGCGTTTCACAGTCAAACAGACGTGCGCAGCGCTTCACTTATGTTTGCCAGCTGTTTATTGTTACTGTTAGTGGTATTTGTATTAAACATCGTCACGGTTATTTTGCGCCGACGTTTGCGTAAACGCTATTTGAGAGGTTATTAGCACGATGCTGAAACTGTTCGAACGGGAACAACTGGACTTAGCCAGGTTGTCACCTGAGCAATCTGCTATGGATGTGCGTGACTTGAATTTACGCTTTGGCCAAAAGCATGTGCTGCACAATATTACCATGCGTATTCCGAAACACCGTATCACTGCTTTTATAGGGCAGTCGGGGTGTGGCAAGTCGTCGCTGTTAAGCTGTTTTAATCGTATGAACGATCTTATTGATACCAGCAAAACTGAGGGTGAAATTATTATCGACGGGCGTGATATCAACAGCAAAAAAGAGAACCTCTCGTTGCTGCGCTCGCAGGTGGGTATGGTATTTCAGCGGCCTAATCCCTTCCCCATGAGTGTGTATGAAAATGTGTGTTACGGCTTGCGTTTACAAGGGGTTAAGCAACGCCGCCAGCTTGATGATGCGGTGGAACAAGCCCTTATCGAAGCAGCACTGTGGGATGAAGTAAAAGATCGTCTTTTTGAACCGGCAACGACCTTGTCAGGCGGACAACAACAGCGCCTGGTGATTGCCCGGGCGCTGGCATTAAAACCATCGATACTGTTGCTCGATGAACCTACGTCTGCGCTCGATCCGCTCACCACCCTGATCATCGAAGAACTCATGGCAGAGCTTAAAAAACGCTGCACCATTGTGATTGTCACCCATAATATGCAGCAGGCCGCGCGGGTATCCGATTACACTGCCTTCCTGCACCAGGGCGAGCTGATTGAGTACAGCGACAGCGATACGCTGTTTACCATGCCCGATAAAAAACAAACCGAAGACTACATTACCGGCCGTTACGGTTAATGCGGAGCACAGGAACCCAATAATGCGACAGGTTGAACTTAACACTCATATTTCAGGCCGGTTTAATATTGAACTGGAGAATCTGCGTAATTCGGTTATGGCCATGGGCGGCGAGGTAGAGCAGCAGTTGACCGACACGTTAAAAGCCATCAACACCAATAATCCCGGCCTGGCCGAAACGGTCATTGTTAACGATCTGAAAGTAAATTCCATGGAAATTCAGATTGACGAGGAGTGTTTACGGATCATCGCCAAGCGCCATCCCACGGCCAGCGATCTACGCCTTATCATGACCATTTCTAAAGCCATTACCGATATTGAACGTATGGGCGACGAAATTGAACGTATTGCCAAGCTGGTTACCCGTAATAAGATCCCCGCATCGGCATCCATCAAAAGCAGCATGCTACAAATTGGTCAGCAGGTGAAGGCGATGATGAGCGGTACCTTTGACGCCTTTGCGCGCCAGGACGAAGAGGCTGCTTTGAGTGTTTATGAGCAGGATAATCAAATAGATAGCGAATATAAAGCGCTGCTGAATTTCACTACGCTGGAAATGGCGCGCTCCAATGATGACATGGAGGACTGGCTGGAGGTGTTGTGGGCATTGCGTTCGTTGGAGAGAATTGGCGATCGCTGTAAAAATATCTGCGAGTACATCGTGTCGTTAACGCGGGGCCGCGACGTGCGGCACATGCCGCTGGAAAACTTGCAACAGAAACTCGATGATCTAAGCTAGATAGCGGCAAATTATCAGCCGGTTGTCATAAAACTGAAACATTTGGTGCAAAAATGGCCAAACAGTACGAGTGTGTCCTTAAATTACCGCTAATCGTTAAATTTACCCTTTGGCTGGGCGGCACTTTACGCTATGATTCGCCGCAACCGAAAATAGTAGTATAAAAATCAACCGAAAATGATGCTTATAGTAACACCGCTGCCAATGCACAGCAGAACAGCAATTTCTGCACAGCCGCAATTGGTACAGTTCGAAACACGACAATTAACGTCAAATAGCTAAGCACAACGGGAGCAACTGTCAGTGGATATTATTCAAAGTTATGGCATGGTTCTGATTATCATGGCCGCCGTTGTTGGCTTCGTCATGGCCTGGGGCATTGGTGCAAACGATGTTGCCAACGCAATGGGCACCTCTGTTGGTTCTAAAGCCCTGACCATCAAGCAAGCTATCTTCATTGCGATGATATTTGAATTTGCCGGGGCGTATCTGGCAGGGGGAGAAGTCACCTCAACCATTCGCAAAGGCATTATTGACAGCGCCTATTTTATTGATATTCCTGAGTACCTGGTACTGGGGATGATCTCTGCGCTATTTGCCGCCGGGATATGGCTGGCGGTCGCTTCATACCTTGGTTGGCCGGTATCAACCACCCATTCGATTATTGGTGCCATTGTCGGCTTTACCGCCGTTGGTGTCAGCGTTGATGCGGTTGCCTGGGGTAAAGTGGGCGGAATTGTCGGCAGCTGGATTGTTACCCCGGCCATCTCAGGGGTGATTGCCTATCTTATTTTTATGAGCGCCCACAAGCTCATTTTTGCCACCGAAACGCCGTTTGCTAATGCACGCCGGTATGTACCCATATATATGGGCTTTGCCGGCTTTGTTATGGCGCTGGTGACCATTAAGAAAGGCTTAAAGCATGTCGGTTTGGAATTGTCTTCTACATCGGGTTACGTGGTAGCCATTGGTATTGGGGTATTGATTGCACTGATTGGTAAATGGCTCATTAACCGACAACACTACAGCCACTCGGCGAATGTTGAAACGCAACGTGCTAACGTTGAGAAAGTGTTTGCATTACTGATGATAGTCACCGCTTGCTGTATGGCGTTTGCGCACGGTTCAAACGATGTGGCCAATGCCATTGGTCCTTTGGCTGCAGTCGTAAGTGTGGTCTCCTCTGGCGGAGAAATTGCCTCAAGTGCTAAATTAGCCCCCTGGGTACTGCCATTGGGTGGTTTTGGTATTGTGGCTGGCCTGGCACTGTTTGGTCACCGCGTTATTGCCACCATTGGTGAAGGGATCACGCATCTGACACCCAGTCGCGGCTTTGCGGCAGAAATGGCCGCAGCCTGCACCGTGGTAATCGCCTCTGGTACCGGCTTACCTATTTCTACCACACAAACGCTGGTCGGTGCCGTATTAGGGGTGGGCCTGGCGCGTGGTGTGTCAGCGTTAAACCTCGGTATCGTGCGCAACATTGCGATATCCTGGATTGTAACCCTGCCTGCCGGTGCATTGCTGTCGATTATTTGTTTCTTCTTCCTGAAAGCAGTCTTCGGCGTATAGCAGCACAGTCTGCCTTGCAAAGGCATTTACGTTTTTAACGCGTGGCTCATATTGGTCCACGCGTTTTACTTTGCAGCCCTCTTCGATTTGCCCCCATCTTTTTTGCGTAGAGTCTCTCACGTT
This window harbors:
- a CDS encoding GGDEF domain-containing protein; protein product: MQYTQTFIQVGLLAVVAFIGIGFTFALPTPRHHLKAKSVVYARWFLFSSWLVVAFQGLAQNGYGNIGLPGVYGAATLSAYLLLMSVNKRYGHEIARIKKYAAALHIVILIGVTLVLKFAQYQPWLAHALALSSIAFPVWLAQKRVQQSLNKETFGSRLLYSVLWLVLLMVLVAVPVYLGNIAPQSPYHLTATFALILVIMLTFMLSFAANILQSLLVKLHSLVHTDPLTGAKNRYFFYETAPKLSAHARRNNEVLSVVACDIDHFKSVNDEHGHVVGDIALKRFCEIIQEQLRLEDTLIRMGGEEFLILSPQCDGEQARLMAERLRETISETKITARDVTISLTASFGVIEMPDNADLLSAVKHADLALFDAKAKGRNQVIMV
- the ppx gene encoding exopolyphosphatase → MTTQHESLDSVDSRESSKVAALDIGSNSFHLVVARIVAGSVQILHRVKQKVRLAEGLDSKNVLSDEAMERGLETLRIIAASLEGFEPDSVRIVATYTLRKAVNANRFISAALEIMPYPIEVISGPEEARLIYSGVAHTNHDNGQRLVVDIGGGSTEFIIGEGLTSKLCRSLQMGCVSFTQRFFANGELKAKAFERAITAAEQQMEPIEERYRRLAWQHCLGTSGTIKTLYNLVQKTDNESGMQVPVTLKALKQVMKQFIDAGHIDNLTHPAISEDRRKVIPAGLCVLIAIFKALKIEELEYSPAALREGVLYQMEDELHNNDIRGRTAASLAVRYDVDTTQANLVLGTTKRLFSAVQQPWKLNHSDYPAILGWAALLHEVGLQINTRGVQRHSAYILQNIDMPGFNQAQQELLATLVRFHRKKIRLPDVAAFTQYSNEEIGRLIAVLRVSVLLNIKRQESFLPEFSVDADKHSLTLTFPEDWLASKPIMAADLERESHYLKAVNVTLTVS
- the ppk1 gene encoding polyphosphate kinase 1, translated to MEPTDLYYPKELSWLSFNERVLQEAADENNPAVERLRFLGIYSNNLDEFFRVRVADVKRLILIAHNEDNEEEGRRQRQLMFEIQKKVSELSKKFDKIHNQVVKNLARYNIHILQKHQLNDYQRNWVRNYFVNKVLRHIAPVLIDKKTDLLSRLNGTAVYLYVALRREGRNPRFAALQIPTSEISRFHLIPPEKSRKNKHIILLDDMIQLSIEDVFRGFVKFDTLESYSFKMTRDSEYSINDEIDESYVEKMSESMKQRLIAEPVRVIHDQDMPQDMVEDLQKRLKVTKLDTLNAAGNYRNFKDFIGFPNVGRDYLENSKLPAIDSRDFSRYNTVFDAISAHDILLYYPYHRFLHFTEFVRQAAFDPNVKSIRLNIYRVASQSRIVSSLIDAVDNGKKVTVVVELRARFDEEANIEWSKRMTDAGIRVVLGVPSLKIHSKLCIVSREERGKLMHYAHFGTGNFNEKTAKIYTDFSLFTKNQEMAEEGNAVFDLINYPYRRYKFQHLQISPLNARTKIQSLIRQEIQFLKEGHEAAITFKINNLEDKELIDDLYRASQAGIKIRGIVRGMCCLRPGIPGLSENITITSIVDRFLEHPRVMIFNGGGNRKVFISSADWMTRNMDNRIEVGAPIYDPALQQRIVDIMEIQFKDTLKARVIDKDHLNLYVKRGNRKKLRSQEEIYSYLKQAETDK
- a CDS encoding glycine cleavage system protein R; amino-acid sequence: MKPVIFTIIGKDRPGLVDAVAKKVYEYGGNWQGSSFAHMAGQFAGFVEARVPGDKHQDLITALNALEGLQVQSQSVSETSDTAHDLLTIEVMGNDQPGIVQEITSVLHRFSLNIMHFDSTCESAPNWGSEMFKARLQVKVPAEVNQDDVKDALEAVANDLVVDITTTL
- a CDS encoding ABC transporter permease subunit, producing the protein MNVAAQQASILKKRYRRDKIARYVITAFGFVVLLTMVILIWHLFTQASGVIKTPSVKAQHQVAAPEQGKFLYVGDVSNGQAALVAGQECGIWLARMHDNQLTARDSVRRPCSHTLGAVTSYGQAYVTDVSASGQVRLLPVPPANRPLQHNRVVEPAVASEISFALPAGLWERQLGWQLTMGKRWIVMQVETADSQIIQWINRDNPAQIIRHEYAATQRIVMLPDTSQIVLINGATLTFVDQYDQRLDQVTLEHDITWADTIVKNRSLYVGLSDNTLMRLSVYNQAGVLRYQPTYTLSLQAGERPLAMASHASTNGLALVTDQHQLLLINRVSGDIVQRIPLAIQPTGVSWFDSRLYVYGGNNYLQMNINDMGGLTTFNSLFAPQVYEGYPNADQIWQTSSATDYQETKMSLMPLLIGSLKASSLALLIAIPLAFGAAVYTAYFAQSRVRDSLKPTIEMLEAVPSVLIGFIAAIWLAPLAERFLFSFAVFLVTLPVMLLLIALVQHRIAESLSGKLQTFAEVLFPTLGILLFGYVCVVWAPELLLLWLGLDDFTFFANAFEVPVGKTTILVAIALGLAISPSIYSLAEDAISGVPASLKQASYALGATRLQTLRRVVLHVALPGIVAAVMLGFGRAFGETMIVLMVTGNTPIADWDLLAGLRALTANLAIELPEAEVGNIHYQVLFLTACILFSFTFVVNTLAELLRQRLRKVANYG